The Engystomops pustulosus chromosome 9, aEngPut4.maternal, whole genome shotgun sequence genome includes a window with the following:
- the LOC140076947 gene encoding sphingolipid delta(4)-desaturase/C4-monooxygenase DES2-like yields MGNKVVRDNFEWVYTDQPHSDRRKEILAKYPQIKNLMGPDPQLKWTVSCMVLVQILCCYLVRDLSWKWLLFWSYAFGGVINHSLTLAIHDISHNVAFGNKSARWNRFFGMFANLPIGMPYSTSFKKYHIDHHRYLGGDGLDVDIPTDFEGQFFCTPMRKIVWIIIQPLLYILRPLYVNPKPITHMEVINALVQFSFDWVIYSLWGLKPIVYLLAGSLLSMGLHPISGHFIAEHYMFLKGYETYSYYGPLNLLTFNVGYHMEHHDFPSIPGSKLPEVRKIAAEYYDTLPYHTSWGRVLWDFIFCKELGPFSRVKRECELAKKD; encoded by the exons ATGGGTAACAAAGTAGTGAGGGATAACTTTGAGTGGGTGTATACAGACCAACCACACTCGGACAGAAGGAAAGAGATTTTGG CAAAATACCCACAGATCAAGAATTTGATGGGACCAGACCCACAGCTTAAATGGACTGTCTCCTGCATGGTACTTGTTCAGATATTGTGTTGCTATCTTGTCCGTGATCTCTCTTGGAAATGGCTTCTTTTCTGGTCCTATGCGTTTGGAGGTGTGATCAATCATTCATTAACTCTTGCCATCCATGACATTTCTCACAATGTTGCTTTTGGTAACAAATCAGCGCGATGGAATCGTTTTTTTGGAATGTTCGCTAACCTTCCCATTGGAATGCCCTACTCAACATCCTTCAAGAAATACCACATTGACCACCACCGGTATCTTGGGGGCGATGGCCTGGATGTGGACATCCCAACAGATTTTGAGGGGCAGTTTTTCTGCACTCCAATGCGCAAGATCGTTTGgatcattatacaacctcttctCTATATCTTACGTCCCCTATATGTGAATCCTAAACCTATTACACATATGGAGGTTATCAATGCGCTGGTTCAGTTTTCGTTTGACTGGGTGATATATTCGCTGTGGGGATTAAAGCCTATTGTCTACTTACTAGCTGGATCACTTCTGTCCATGGGTTTACATCCAATATCTGGGCATTTTATTGCTGAGCACTACATGTTTTTAAAGGGTTATGAAACCTATTCTTACTATGGACCACTCAACCTGCTAACCTTCAATGTTGGCTACCACATGGAACATCATGACTTTCCGAGTATACCTGGCAGCAAGCTTCCTGAG GTCCGTAAAATCGCCGCTGAATACTACGACACGCTGCCCTACCACACGTCATGGGGGCGAGTACTTTGGGACTTTATTTTCTGCAAGGAACTTGGACCTTTCTCCAGGGTGAAGAGGGAATGTGAGCTGGCCAAGAAGGACTGA